The segment CCTGTTCTGGGCCGACAACGCCGCGCTCCATCTTGATGCGATCAAGGCTACAGGCCTCGCCAACCGCGTCGCGTTCGATGCCCTGCCGCGCAAGGAGCAGCCATCGCCGCGACCTGCGTGAAGAATAAAGAAGAATTTAAAGGAACTCAGTTCGAGTGGGGACGGGAGTTGTTATTCGGGGCATGATTTGCTCCGTTCTTCTGATTGATGCATTCGACGAGATGCCAGAAGCGGAGGGGATTGACCATGTCCTTTCGGGCCACCTGCAGCGATGTACCTTCCAGCACGTGGTGCAGCGCGAGGTCGGTGCGGAAACCGATATGCTTGCAGAGCGGTGAAATGACCTTTTCGACCGCGGCGATCAGCTTGTTGCCGTTGCTGAAGTGATTGAGAAGGATGATCCGCCCGCCCGCTCGGCAGACCCGGATCATCTCGGCTACGACCGACCGGTAATCCGGCACTGCGGTCACGACATAGGCCGCTACGACCGTATCGAAGCTGTCGTCCGTGAATTTCATGTTACCAGCGTCCATCTGATGCAGCTCGACGTGAACGAGCCCCTGCACGGCCGACCGTTCGCGCGCCTTGTCCAGCATGCCGCCAGAGAGATCGATGCCCGTGACATGGCAGTGAGACGGGTAGAGCGGAAGAGAAAGGCCGGTACCGACACCGACTTCCAGTACGCGCTCGCCGGGCTTGACCTCTAGGTTACGAACAGCCGACTCGCGGCCCTCG is part of the Nitrospira sp. genome and harbors:
- a CDS encoding methyltransferase domain-containing protein; this encodes MDLKKVERVYSNYAAVYDRIFGRVFHEGRESAVRNLEVKPGERVLEVGVGTGLSLPLYPSHCHVTGIDLSGGMLDKARERSAVQGLVHVELHQMDAGNMKFTDDSFDTVVAAYVVTAVPDYRSVVAEMIRVCRAGGRIILLNHFSNGNKLIAAVEKVISPLCKHIGFRTDLALHHVLEGTSLQVARKDMVNPLRFWHLVECINQKNGANHAPNNNSRPHSN